The Onychomys torridus chromosome X, mOncTor1.1, whole genome shotgun sequence genomic interval ACGTTGAGTCAGTGAATGGAACCAgaatttgtttgttctttgagacaggggtctcatGTATatcaggctgacctctaactatgtagctgaggatggcatTCAACTTCTCATTCTCTTGCCTTCACCACTGGAGTGCTGGGCCTACAGGCAAGTGCCAACATACCTGATTCATGcagtctggggattgaacccagggcctcattccTGCTAGGCAACGACTCTGTCAACTGTAGCCACATTGTACTTTTAATTTGATCAGCATTTTCAGTAGAGTCTAAAAGCAGTTTaactctgctttttaaaaacctacCATACATTCCAGTGATGGAAGTCTAAATTTGTGAGGCTTTCCCATGCATTGTCTTGTGTTTGGGTTTGAACAAAGCAAGTACTAGAAAGTGTGGCTATGGATTGCATGGACCAGTTTTATGGGTTTGATGAATTTCTTCTAGTTTCTTAGTGATTTACAGACAGCAACTTTAAAAAGTACTAGGAGACCAGATTTGCTGTATTATTACTCTTGATGCCTGTCTGAGTCCATTCAGATTGTCATAACAAAATGTTACAAATTGGCAATTTGTAAACAACATGGGTTTATTTTTTACAGGTCAGAAAGCTAAGTCCAAGGTCAAGGTGCTAGCAGGTTTGGGTCAGCTGAGGGCCTTCTTTGTGGTTTGATGGCtccatctaatttttttttatgtgtatgagtgtttttcttctgtatgtgtgtctgtgcacatacaggtccccatggaactggagttagaaaagGTTCTGGCCACCATGTAGAtcctgggaatccaacccaggtcccctgcaagagtacCCAGTGCTCTTTTAGTTATTGTGGCTGTTTGGAGCCAGGGTCTCCAAACTATgcagttctggttgtcctggaattcaatacatggaccaggctgaccttgaacacagagatcagcctgcctttgcccccatcaagtgctgagactaaaagtatgtgccaccatgccttaacacagccagtgctcttaactgctgagccatctctccagccccatactttttacatttttaatcacAGAGATCCCAAACAGCTTGCCTCTTTTCTTATCCTACTCACAAGGTTTTATTTAAGGGACAGGGTGATGGGAGGGGGAAAAAGACCCTTGGTGGTGTTTTCTTCATTCTGATGTTAAAATTGTGATTAATGCATTGGTTTCCTTATGATATCCCCACTCTAGAAACGTGCTTACAAGAGCTATGTCCGAGCCCTTCCTCTGCTAAAGAAAATGGGCATCAATTCCATTCTCCTTCGAAAAAGTATTGGCGCTCTTGAAGTGGCCTGTGGCATCGTCATGACCCTGGTACCCGGGCGTCCCAAAGATGTGGCCAacttcttcctgctcctgctggtgTTGGCTGTGCTTTTCTTCCACCAGCTGGTTGGTGATCCTCTCAAACGTTATGCGCATGCTCTGGTGTTTGGAATCCTGCTTACATGCCGCCTGTTGATTGCCCGCAAGCCTGAAGACCGGTCTTCTGAGAAGAAGGCCTTGCCTGAGAGTACAGAGGAGCAACCCTCCTTATATGAGAAGGCCCCACAGGGCAAAGTGAAGGTGTCATAAGAAATTGAAAGTGCAAAATTAGGACCGTCTAGGCAGTTGCCTCCTTGACACCCAAGAAGATATCAGTGTGtgtttttcatttgatttatttatcttgggggaaaagagaaaaatacaaactgCAAGTTAGTTGGCTTGTGTACATCTATACCCTAAAATGACCTCCCCACATTGACATTCGTGCACCACCTTTAATCACTCTGGAGCAATGCTCACATCTTGCTGCATGTTCATGTATACGGCTACTATTGAGGTGTATTTGTGAGGTGGACTCCAGCAAGCATGTGATTGTGAGATTATGTGTGGGGGAATGTATTTAACTgccatgtgtgtgagtatacacGCATGTGCAGGGGAGGCTCTGATCTTGAACTAATCCTGCACAGGTATCCTTCCCTTTATAAATTGATGCCAGCAAATGTAGGCTAAAGGAACCCTCCTGTCAAGA includes:
- the Tmem35a gene encoding transmembrane protein 35A — translated: MASPRTVTIVALSVALGLFFVFMGTIKLTPRLSKDAYSEMKRAYKSYVRALPLLKKMGINSILLRKSIGALEVACGIVMTLVPGRPKDVANFFLLLLVLAVLFFHQLVGDPLKRYAHALVFGILLTCRLLIARKPEDRSSEKKALPESTEEQPSLYEKAPQGKVKVS